The Flavobacterium sp. HJ-32-4 genome contains a region encoding:
- a CDS encoding gliding motility-associated C-terminal domain-containing protein: MIENGFARRSRRVWMMVFFVTLGGLFHSNAQCAGDDGTIEICDYSNPSNQFLDLFSVLGGSPSPGGTWSFPLPSGALNTSTGLLDTWQLHLSGVYQFAYTVPGACADNVAIATVIIGPWAGVPAPNGSACSDDESVNLFSFFEGSDPDPQQNGTWSDDSNTGALSGNFLDATQAGLGTFQFTYTVPSAGSCPPVSATIFVTVHRKPNPGSAPEQGFCDTDDFSAYTDINLQDILSGEDPFGIWSDVDGTGQIFGFFDSHINLQQVFQTYGPGKYSYSYTVYPANPVCTPETATVVFVIEPHIDFTGATLVVNSDICESEIATATYQATLTQGAFPVPDGTYTFTYTISGPANTTLQGEADFAGGVMTFPIPPSNFPEAGDYTITIVQIKDKESPGYCPNPIDVSDVLSIFPLPEIDPATVAIPPICLGEDAVATLSGSALADGVYDMKYTLSGASTLPETALQLTLSGGSATFILPSTLLPNPGATVLSITYIRSVATDCETTSTFTRTIVVNTKPNTSALQVVIANSCEGDVVTALLSGLGSLSNVTVTYSLSGANTATDQQVVVSASGGNASFVVPATSLTNTGATTLSITGLQNNANACGVATASASRTFTIQPLPAVPVTSDQVFCGTDTPTVGQLTPTGATFSWYVDDVSDDVLPADTSLTNGTYFVAVTDPATGCTSARAQANVTVITVDAPVLLPGGSAFCGVDNPTLASLSDNVGATGEMLWYDAAVDGVLLPNTTLLQEGATYYGYDSDPATGCVSPDGIAVTVTLTDCDPTEYAFMVPDGFSPNGDGINDTFRIPEIEFLYPDFRLEIYNRYGNLLFKGAINKPEWDGQAQSGAVIDGVVPNGVYFYILYFNRDDKSPRQGRLYLNR; encoded by the coding sequence ATGATTGAAAACGGTTTTGCCCGGCGCTCGCGAAGGGTGTGGATGATGGTATTTTTCGTGACCCTGGGCGGGCTCTTCCATAGCAATGCGCAGTGCGCGGGTGACGACGGCACCATTGAAATTTGCGACTATTCCAATCCGTCTAACCAGTTCCTTGATTTGTTTTCCGTTTTGGGTGGTTCACCTTCCCCCGGGGGCACGTGGTCGTTTCCACTGCCGAGCGGTGCGTTGAATACTTCTACAGGACTTCTTGATACGTGGCAACTGCACCTAAGCGGCGTCTACCAGTTCGCCTACACCGTACCAGGCGCCTGTGCGGACAATGTTGCTATTGCCACCGTCATCATTGGTCCGTGGGCAGGTGTTCCGGCGCCCAACGGCTCGGCCTGCAGCGATGATGAGTCGGTGAATCTTTTCAGTTTCTTTGAAGGTTCTGATCCCGACCCGCAACAAAACGGAACCTGGAGTGATGACAGCAATACCGGGGCGTTATCCGGGAATTTTCTCGATGCAACCCAGGCGGGATTGGGTACTTTTCAGTTTACGTATACCGTGCCGTCCGCCGGTTCATGTCCGCCGGTATCGGCTACGATATTTGTAACCGTACACCGGAAGCCGAATCCGGGAAGTGCCCCCGAACAGGGCTTTTGTGATACCGACGATTTCTCCGCTTACACCGATATCAACCTTCAGGATATATTGTCAGGTGAAGATCCTTTTGGTATCTGGAGCGACGTCGACGGTACCGGCCAGATTTTCGGCTTCTTCGACTCACATATTAACCTCCAGCAGGTCTTCCAAACCTATGGCCCGGGGAAATATAGCTACAGTTATACGGTTTATCCGGCGAATCCGGTATGTACGCCCGAAACGGCAACAGTTGTCTTCGTCATCGAACCGCATATTGACTTCACGGGCGCGACATTGGTGGTGAATTCGGATATCTGTGAGTCGGAAATCGCTACTGCCACCTATCAGGCAACCCTGACCCAGGGCGCTTTTCCGGTTCCGGATGGAACGTATACGTTTACTTATACCATTTCCGGTCCGGCGAATACTACCCTTCAGGGGGAAGCCGATTTTGCGGGAGGGGTGATGACCTTTCCGATTCCGCCTTCGAACTTTCCGGAGGCCGGGGATTACACCATCACGATTGTCCAGATAAAGGATAAGGAAAGTCCGGGCTATTGTCCGAACCCGATTGATGTATCAGACGTACTCTCCATTTTTCCTCTTCCCGAAATCGATCCGGCTACCGTGGCCATTCCTCCGATTTGTTTGGGGGAAGATGCCGTCGCGACGCTATCCGGCAGTGCACTGGCGGATGGGGTCTATGATATGAAATACACGCTTTCGGGTGCCAGTACGCTTCCGGAGACCGCGTTACAACTTACCCTGTCGGGCGGATCGGCGACTTTCATCCTTCCCTCAACACTTTTGCCGAATCCCGGTGCGACGGTTTTGTCGATTACCTACATCCGCAGTGTGGCAACCGATTGCGAAACGACGTCTACGTTTACCCGTACCATCGTGGTCAACACCAAACCGAACACCTCGGCCCTTCAGGTCGTAATTGCCAATTCCTGTGAAGGGGATGTCGTTACGGCGCTTTTGTCGGGATTGGGTTCGCTCTCGAACGTCACGGTAACCTATTCGCTTTCGGGCGCCAATACCGCCACTGACCAGCAAGTTGTAGTATCGGCCTCCGGCGGCAACGCTTCGTTTGTAGTACCGGCCACTTCATTGACGAACACGGGTGCCACGACGCTTTCGATCACCGGACTCCAGAACAACGCTAATGCCTGTGGTGTCGCGACCGCTTCTGCCTCTCGCACGTTTACGATCCAGCCGCTACCCGCTGTTCCGGTGACATCGGATCAGGTCTTTTGTGGCACCGATACGCCTACTGTCGGCCAACTTACGCCTACGGGGGCTACGTTTAGTTGGTATGTGGACGATGTGTCGGATGATGTACTTCCCGCCGATACGTCTCTTACCAACGGGACTTATTTTGTAGCGGTCACCGATCCGGCGACGGGCTGCACGTCGGCGAGGGCACAGGCGAATGTGACGGTCATTACGGTAGATGCACCCGTGTTATTGCCCGGTGGTTCGGCATTTTGTGGTGTCGACAACCCCACGCTGGCGAGCCTGTCGGATAACGTAGGGGCGACGGGCGAGATGTTGTGGTACGATGCGGCCGTCGATGGCGTCTTATTGCCCAACACCACGCTGTTACAGGAAGGTGCCACCTATTACGGATACGATTCTGATCCGGCTACCGGTTGTGTATCGCCCGACGGTATCGCCGTAACGGTAACCCTTACGGACTGTGACCCGACGGAATATGCCTTTATGGTGCCCGACGGATTTTCGCCTAATGGCGACGGCATCAACGATACGTTCCGAATTCCGGAAATTGAGTTCCTGTACCCTGATTTCCGACTCGAAATTTATAATCGCTATGGGAATCTGCTTTTCAAAGGCGCCATCAATAAGCCCGAATGGGATGGTCAGGCCCAATCGGGTGCCGTGATCGATGGCGTCGTGCCGAATGGGGTGTATTTCTATATTCTGTATTTCAACCGTGACGACAAAAGCCCACGACAAGGGCGGCTATACCTGAACCGATGA
- a CDS encoding carboxy terminal-processing peptidase translates to MNAIFQFMKRNYKLLTVVGLVSLALLSFIPFRGSKEGDPEKDKMLLELLTFVIERGHYQPKQIDDDFSKGVYKDYLDALDPSKRFFLQSDIDEFSKYETQIDDAIKNKDLTFFDLTYDRLQERIAESKSYYKDILSKPFDYTVNEEINTDYEKLPYAKTKEEIKDTWRKQIKLSTLSSLADRLDIQEGKNKEEKDKKKGGVPIKTSLKTEQDNTPKTFEELEKETRETALKSLDEQFSFLADLDRADWFSVFVNAIAERFDPHTSYMGPEDKDKFDISMSGKLEGIGARLQKKNDFTEITELISGGPAWKQKELEPGDVVLKVGQGDKEPVDVVGMRIDDVVKKIKGPKGTEVRLTVKKVDGTIKVISLIRDIVEIDETYAKSSIVKMKDKLYGIIYLPKFYIDFENKDSRDAAKDIAQEIARLKEQGVQGIALDLRDNGGGSLRTVVDIAGMFIDQGPVVQVKTVGKQKEVLADTDSRVQWDGPLVVMINNFSASASEILAAAIQDYKRGVILGSKQSFGKGTVQNIIDLNQFVRNSSYGDLGALKTTTQKFYRIDGGSTQLRGVSSDVVVPDRYSYIEIGERDLHNAMPWDKIDPAQYQSWKGGDLGKAITNSRKRVAENPQFKLIDENAKWLAGRRDENTYSLNLVKFRKEQDDLDNDAKRFKSISDYDNHLTFASLPYEDELVKKDETLKEKRDRWHEALTKDAYIEEALNVLSDMQQNSAGTSGLNLKKKEKVVKS, encoded by the coding sequence ATGAACGCTATTTTTCAATTTATGAAAAGGAATTATAAGTTGCTGACCGTCGTCGGCCTGGTATCGCTTGCGCTTTTGAGTTTCATTCCATTTAGGGGTTCTAAGGAAGGGGATCCGGAAAAAGACAAGATGTTGCTGGAACTTTTGACGTTTGTCATCGAGCGGGGACACTACCAACCGAAGCAAATCGATGATGACTTCTCGAAAGGGGTCTACAAGGATTATCTGGATGCGCTGGATCCGTCCAAACGTTTCTTCCTGCAATCGGATATCGACGAGTTTTCCAAGTATGAAACCCAGATCGACGATGCCATCAAGAACAAGGACCTTACGTTTTTCGACCTCACCTACGACCGTCTGCAAGAGCGTATTGCGGAAAGTAAGTCGTATTACAAAGACATCCTCTCCAAGCCATTCGATTACACGGTAAATGAGGAAATCAATACCGACTATGAGAAGCTGCCGTATGCCAAAACCAAAGAAGAGATAAAGGATACATGGCGTAAGCAAATCAAGCTGTCGACGCTTTCATCGCTGGCGGACCGGCTTGACATACAGGAAGGCAAAAACAAAGAGGAAAAAGATAAGAAAAAAGGCGGAGTGCCTATCAAGACGAGCCTGAAAACCGAACAGGATAATACGCCCAAAACCTTTGAAGAACTCGAAAAAGAGACACGCGAAACCGCTCTAAAATCGCTTGATGAGCAATTCAGCTTCCTGGCTGACCTTGATCGTGCCGACTGGTTCTCGGTGTTTGTGAACGCCATTGCTGAGCGGTTTGATCCGCATACTTCCTATATGGGGCCCGAGGATAAAGATAAGTTCGACATCAGTATGTCGGGTAAATTGGAAGGAATCGGCGCGCGTCTGCAGAAAAAGAACGATTTCACCGAAATTACGGAGTTGATTTCCGGCGGGCCTGCGTGGAAACAGAAAGAACTGGAGCCGGGTGATGTGGTGCTGAAAGTCGGACAAGGCGATAAAGAGCCTGTGGATGTCGTTGGGATGCGTATCGACGACGTTGTCAAGAAAATTAAAGGGCCAAAGGGCACGGAAGTGCGCCTTACCGTCAAGAAAGTAGACGGTACCATCAAGGTTATCTCACTGATCCGCGACATCGTGGAGATCGATGAGACGTATGCGAAATCCAGTATTGTCAAGATGAAAGACAAACTGTATGGCATCATTTACCTCCCGAAATTCTACATCGATTTTGAAAATAAAGACAGCCGTGATGCTGCCAAAGACATCGCACAGGAAATCGCGCGCCTGAAAGAGCAGGGTGTGCAGGGTATCGCTCTTGACCTGCGCGACAATGGCGGCGGTTCGCTTCGTACGGTAGTGGATATTGCCGGTATGTTTATCGACCAAGGGCCGGTAGTACAGGTGAAGACGGTGGGAAAACAGAAAGAAGTATTGGCCGACACCGACAGCCGTGTGCAGTGGGACGGTCCGTTGGTGGTGATGATCAACAATTTCTCTGCGTCGGCGTCTGAGATCCTCGCTGCCGCTATCCAAGATTATAAGCGTGGTGTAATCCTCGGAAGCAAGCAGTCGTTCGGAAAAGGAACCGTGCAGAATATCATCGACCTCAATCAATTTGTCCGAAACAGCAGTTACGGCGATTTGGGTGCGCTTAAGACCACTACACAGAAATTCTATCGTATCGACGGAGGGTCAACCCAACTTCGCGGTGTGAGCAGTGACGTCGTCGTACCGGATCGGTATTCGTATATCGAAATCGGCGAACGCGACCTTCACAATGCCATGCCGTGGGATAAAATCGATCCGGCTCAGTACCAATCCTGGAAAGGGGGCGATTTAGGAAAAGCCATCACGAACAGCCGCAAACGGGTGGCCGAGAATCCGCAGTTCAAACTGATCGATGAGAACGCCAAATGGCTGGCCGGCCGTCGTGATGAGAACACGTATAGCCTGAACCTCGTCAAATTCCGCAAAGAGCAGGACGATCTCGATAATGACGCCAAACGTTTCAAATCGATCAGCGATTATGACAACCACCTCACGTTCGCGTCTTTGCCGTATGAAGATGAGTTGGTGAAGAAAGACGAAACGCTGAAAGAAAAACGCGATCGTTGGCACGAGGCCCTGACCAAGGATGCCTATATCGAAGAGGCGCTCAACGTGCTTTCCGATATGCAGCAAAATAGCGCGGGTACGTCGGGCCTCAACCTTAAGAAAAAAGAAAAGGTGGTGAAATCGTAA
- the surE gene encoding 5'/3'-nucleotidase SurE, giving the protein MAKKPLILVTNDDGITAPGIRMLIACMAAIGDVVVVAPDKPQSATGHAITINNTLYLNHISKEGDAIPEYSCSGTPVDCVKFAVNEILHRKPDLCVSGINHGSNSSINVIYSGTLSAAVEAGIEGIPAIGFSLRDYDWNADFSPTRSFVDTIARNVLENGLPPGVILNVNFPKLPESAIKGIRICRQAKAFWQEKFDKRTSPMGRDYYWLTGEFINLDKGEDTDEWALDNGYVSIVPVQFDLTAHHAIQELNTWKF; this is encoded by the coding sequence ATGGCGAAAAAACCTTTGATTCTCGTGACCAATGACGACGGAATTACCGCACCCGGTATCCGGATGCTCATCGCCTGCATGGCCGCCATCGGTGACGTGGTCGTCGTTGCCCCTGACAAACCACAAAGCGCTACAGGCCACGCGATTACCATAAACAATACGCTCTACCTCAACCACATCAGCAAAGAAGGCGATGCGATTCCCGAATACAGTTGTTCGGGCACGCCGGTCGATTGCGTCAAATTTGCCGTAAACGAAATCCTCCATCGCAAACCCGACCTCTGTGTGTCGGGCATCAACCACGGCTCGAATTCGTCGATCAATGTCATTTATTCCGGCACGCTTAGTGCGGCGGTTGAAGCGGGCATTGAAGGAATTCCGGCCATCGGCTTCTCGTTGCGCGACTACGACTGGAATGCCGACTTTTCTCCTACCCGTTCCTTCGTCGACACCATTGCCCGTAATGTGCTCGAAAACGGTTTGCCGCCCGGGGTCATCCTCAACGTCAATTTCCCAAAATTGCCCGAAAGCGCTATTAAAGGGATTCGTATCTGTCGGCAGGCCAAAGCATTCTGGCAGGAGAAATTCGACAAACGCACGAGTCCGATGGGACGTGATTACTACTGGCTGACAGGCGAATTCATCAACCTCGACAAGGGGGAAGACACCGATGAATGGGCGCTCGATAACGGATATGTATCGATCGTGCCGGTGCAGTTCGACCTGACCGCCCACCATGCGATCCAGGAACTCAATACGTGGAAATTCTGA
- the lpxB gene encoding lipid-A-disaccharide synthase, giving the protein MKYYIIAGEASGDLHGSNLIKSLRQIDAEADIRCWGGDLMQQAGGTLVKHYRDLAFMGFAEVVSNLSTILKNIRFCKDDIAEFAPDALIFIDYPGFNMRIAKWAKEKGIPTHYYISPQIWAWKENRIKAIRRDVDEMYVILPFEKDFYEGKHGYDVTFVGHPLIDAIKDRQPIAQADFLAMHQLDDKPIVALLPGSRKQEITKMLEVMLSVVPDFPTHQFVIAGAPGQEPAFYERFLDGKNVRFISNRTYDLLEHADAALVTSGTATLETALFKVPEVVCYRGSWISYQIAKRIITLKYISLVNLIMDAPVVTELIQNELTTDNLRRELAKLLDPTHRKNLLSQYDALEEKLGGVGASSTTAKAIFEKVKAAQTKR; this is encoded by the coding sequence ATGAAATACTACATCATTGCAGGCGAAGCATCGGGCGATCTTCACGGATCCAACCTCATCAAGTCCCTCCGGCAGATCGATGCGGAGGCCGACATCCGTTGTTGGGGCGGCGACCTGATGCAGCAGGCAGGCGGCACACTCGTGAAACACTACCGCGACCTGGCCTTCATGGGGTTCGCGGAAGTGGTGTCGAATTTGTCCACCATCCTGAAAAACATCCGCTTCTGCAAAGACGATATCGCCGAATTTGCCCCCGATGCCCTCATCTTCATCGACTACCCGGGCTTCAACATGCGTATCGCTAAGTGGGCGAAAGAAAAAGGCATCCCCACCCATTACTATATTTCGCCCCAGATTTGGGCATGGAAGGAAAATCGTATCAAAGCCATCCGACGCGATGTCGACGAGATGTATGTCATCCTGCCGTTTGAAAAGGATTTTTACGAAGGAAAGCATGGCTATGATGTGACCTTCGTCGGGCATCCGCTGATCGATGCGATAAAAGACCGCCAACCCATCGCGCAGGCGGACTTCCTTGCGATGCATCAACTTGACGACAAGCCCATTGTAGCACTTTTGCCCGGAAGCCGGAAACAGGAGATCACGAAAATGCTCGAAGTGATGCTGTCGGTCGTTCCCGACTTCCCGACCCACCAGTTCGTCATTGCAGGCGCACCCGGCCAGGAACCCGCCTTTTACGAACGCTTCCTCGACGGGAAGAACGTACGGTTCATCTCCAACCGCACCTACGACCTCCTCGAACATGCCGATGCCGCCCTGGTGACCTCCGGCACGGCCACGCTCGAAACCGCGCTGTTCAAAGTGCCGGAAGTCGTATGCTACCGCGGGAGTTGGATCTCCTACCAAATCGCCAAACGCATCATTACCCTCAAGTATATTTCTCTGGTCAACCTCATCATGGACGCCCCCGTCGTAACCGAACTCATCCAGAACGAGCTCACAACTGACAACCTACGTCGGGAATTGGCAAAACTACTCGACCCCACACACCGGAAAAACCTGCTGTCGCAGTATGACGCACTCGAAGAAAAATTAGGCGGCGTCGGCGCCAGTAGCACCACGGCAAAGGCCATTTTTGAGAAGGTCAAAGCGGCGCAAACGAAACGTTAA
- a CDS encoding C40 family peptidase, whose translation MQTKRTLRLLFLLILLVPFIGHAQIVTSKKEAIKKGIYQKPSDKKVEVAAAEKPKPTVAVEPRKEVRKTPKPAPATKPSILNDKEDTDLDLTDNGVPYTAIQMINNAMTFIGVPYHGGGTTPAGMDCSGMVTAVFSLFDKKLPRSSWEMAKVGAKVDLKDVRKGDLVFFRTSRRNGISHVGMVVEVNGDEVKFIHSSTSEGVIISSTKEPYYQRTFVQANRVL comes from the coding sequence ATGCAGACAAAAAGAACGCTTCGCCTTCTGTTCCTTTTGATACTACTGGTTCCGTTTATCGGACACGCTCAGATTGTGACATCCAAGAAGGAAGCGATCAAAAAGGGTATTTACCAGAAACCGTCTGACAAAAAGGTAGAGGTAGCCGCTGCGGAAAAGCCAAAACCAACGGTAGCGGTCGAGCCGCGTAAAGAGGTGCGCAAAACCCCAAAACCGGCCCCGGCAACCAAGCCCTCTATCCTCAACGACAAAGAGGATACCGACCTTGACCTTACCGACAACGGCGTTCCCTACACAGCCATCCAGATGATCAACAATGCCATGACCTTCATTGGCGTTCCGTATCATGGCGGCGGCACTACACCGGCGGGCATGGATTGCTCCGGAATGGTGACCGCGGTGTTCAGCCTGTTTGATAAGAAATTGCCCCGCAGTTCGTGGGAAATGGCCAAAGTGGGAGCGAAGGTCGACCTGAAAGACGTCCGCAAGGGCGATCTGGTGTTCTTCCGCACCAGCCGTCGAAACGGCATCAGCCACGTCGGAATGGTGGTGGAAGTAAACGGCGATGAAGTCAAGTTCATCCACTCCTCTACAAGCGAAGGCGTTATCATCTCGTCCACCAAAGAGCCCTACTACCAGCGCACCTTTGTGCAGGCCAACCGGGTGCTGTAA